The Parus major isolate Abel chromosome 5, Parus_major1.1, whole genome shotgun sequence genome contains a region encoding:
- the LOC107206259 gene encoding ras association domain-containing protein 8-like isoform X2: MELKVWVDGIQRVVCGVSEQTTCQEVVIALARAIGQTGRYVLVQKLREKERQLLPLECPLESLAKCGQYANDVQFILRRTGPSMAERPSSEGAPQAPERTFIRASLPIKPRLTSIDGPRSREPKKSMTFNLGPTGSSDLFTVGRWRHQTRDGLDLEGGGVVQPSKEELFRRVLQQQEQLHSLEVHGDTLEMDLRLWERSRLAGQENEILYLEQLVRRNETELGEEEFWQSELRLEKECERERQERVRSLRASLEEYTQRIYELSVRTEALQEEIQWEMAERAKRGKEISMPSPIELEDMATKMKRDLEAKVKQGTQLESNLASVEKALEEAEKNLQAQTQELEELNKELRQCNLQQFIQQTGATVTVLQARSEEDAQPEPSPCELPAYRRNGGFSPTAGIDSPPQVSTKQLLGHPRTLAEPLVSSLNPEVVSTRQSIWR, from the exons ATGGAGCTGAAGGTCTGGGTGGATGGGATCCAAAGGGTCGTGTGTGGAGTCTCGGAGCAAACCACCTGCCAAGAAGTGGTCATCGCCCTGGCACGGGCCATTG GTCAGACGGGTCGCTATGTGCTGGTGCAGAAGCTGCGGGAGAAGGAGCGGCAGCTGCTACCTCTGGAGTGTCCCTTGGAGTCACTGGCCAAGTGTGGGCAGTATGCCAACGATGTGCAGTTCATCCTGCGGCGGACAGGCCCCAGCATGGCCGAGCGGCCCTCCTCGGAGGGCGCTCCCCAAGCTCCCGAGAGGACGTTCATCCGGGCCAGCTTGCCCATCAAGCCCAGGCTCACCAGCATAGATGGACCCCGTTCCAGGGAGCCAAAAAAATCCATGACCTTCAACCTGGGTCCTACAGGCTCCAGCGACCTGTTCACCGTAGGCCGATGGAGGCACCAAACGCGGGATGGGCTAGACTTAGAGGGTGGTGGTGTTGTGCAGCCCTCCAAGGAGGAGCTTTTTAGGagagtgctgcagcagcaggagcagctgcattCCTTGGAGGTCCATGGAGACACCCTAGAAATGGACCTACGGCTCTGGGAGCGCAGCCGGCTTGCCGGCCAGGAGAATGAGATCCTCTATCTGGAGCAACTGGTGCGGAGGAACGAGACGGAGCTGGGTGAGGAGGAGTTTTGGCAGAGTGAGCTCCGGCTGGAAAAGGAGTGTGAGCGGGAGCGGCAGGAGCGGGTTAGGAGCCTGCGGGCCAGCCTGGAGGAGTACACCCAGAGGATCTATGAGCTGAGTGTCCGGACTGAAGCCCTGCAGGAGGAGATCCAATGGGAGATGGCCGAGAGGGCCAAGAGGGGGAAGGAGATCTCTATGCCCAGCCCCATAGAGCTGGAGGACATGGCCACCAAAATGAAAAGGGACCTGGAGGCCAAAGTCAAGCAAGGCACCCAGCTGGAGAGCAACCTGGCCAGCGTGGAGAAGGCACTGGAGGAAGCTGAAAAGAACCTGCAG GCCCAGACCCAAGAGCTGGAGGAGTTAAATAAGGAGCTGAGGCAGTGTAATTTGCAGCAGTTTATTCAGCAGACGGGGGCCACGGTGACCGTCCTGCAGGCCAGGTCCGAGGAGGACGCCCAGCCGGAGCCGAGCCCGTGCGAGCTGCCAGCCTACCGGAGAAACGGAG GTTTTTCTCCCACCGCTGGTATCGACTCACCTCCCCAGGTCAGCACCAAGCAGCTCCTCGGCCATCCCAGAACCCTGGCGGAGCCCCTGGTGTCCAGCCTGAACCCCGAGG TTGTATCAACCAGGCAGAGCATCTGGAGGTAG
- the LOC107206259 gene encoding ras association domain-containing protein 8-like isoform X1 yields MELKVWVDGIQRVVCGVSEQTTCQEVVIALARAIGQTGRYVLVQKLREKERQLLPLECPLESLAKCGQYANDVQFILRRTGPSMAERPSSEGAPQAPERTFIRASLPIKPRLTSIDGPRSREPKKSMTFNLGPTGSSDLFTVGRWRHQTRDGLDLEGGGVVQPSKEELFRRVLQQQEQLHSLEVHGDTLEMDLRLWERSRLAGQENEILYLEQLVRRNETELGEEEFWQSELRLEKECERERQERVRSLRASLEEYTQRIYELSVRTEALQEEIQWEMAERAKRGKEISMPSPIELEDMATKMKRDLEAKVKQGTQLESNLASVEKALEEAEKNLQAQTQELEELNKELRQCNLQQFIQQTGATVTVLQARSEEDAQPEPSPCELPAYRRNGGFSPTAGIDSPPQVSTKQLLGHPRTLAEPLVSSLNPEGAYVPVGPWEHELVCRGWVGRGERLLLPKMGCREQACAGGGKLELFIDAIRKRKAHTPAVSALLPGARMLAARISALPGAVEDGAYPLSCHSVSPKVKTFLS; encoded by the exons ATGGAGCTGAAGGTCTGGGTGGATGGGATCCAAAGGGTCGTGTGTGGAGTCTCGGAGCAAACCACCTGCCAAGAAGTGGTCATCGCCCTGGCACGGGCCATTG GTCAGACGGGTCGCTATGTGCTGGTGCAGAAGCTGCGGGAGAAGGAGCGGCAGCTGCTACCTCTGGAGTGTCCCTTGGAGTCACTGGCCAAGTGTGGGCAGTATGCCAACGATGTGCAGTTCATCCTGCGGCGGACAGGCCCCAGCATGGCCGAGCGGCCCTCCTCGGAGGGCGCTCCCCAAGCTCCCGAGAGGACGTTCATCCGGGCCAGCTTGCCCATCAAGCCCAGGCTCACCAGCATAGATGGACCCCGTTCCAGGGAGCCAAAAAAATCCATGACCTTCAACCTGGGTCCTACAGGCTCCAGCGACCTGTTCACCGTAGGCCGATGGAGGCACCAAACGCGGGATGGGCTAGACTTAGAGGGTGGTGGTGTTGTGCAGCCCTCCAAGGAGGAGCTTTTTAGGagagtgctgcagcagcaggagcagctgcattCCTTGGAGGTCCATGGAGACACCCTAGAAATGGACCTACGGCTCTGGGAGCGCAGCCGGCTTGCCGGCCAGGAGAATGAGATCCTCTATCTGGAGCAACTGGTGCGGAGGAACGAGACGGAGCTGGGTGAGGAGGAGTTTTGGCAGAGTGAGCTCCGGCTGGAAAAGGAGTGTGAGCGGGAGCGGCAGGAGCGGGTTAGGAGCCTGCGGGCCAGCCTGGAGGAGTACACCCAGAGGATCTATGAGCTGAGTGTCCGGACTGAAGCCCTGCAGGAGGAGATCCAATGGGAGATGGCCGAGAGGGCCAAGAGGGGGAAGGAGATCTCTATGCCCAGCCCCATAGAGCTGGAGGACATGGCCACCAAAATGAAAAGGGACCTGGAGGCCAAAGTCAAGCAAGGCACCCAGCTGGAGAGCAACCTGGCCAGCGTGGAGAAGGCACTGGAGGAAGCTGAAAAGAACCTGCAG GCCCAGACCCAAGAGCTGGAGGAGTTAAATAAGGAGCTGAGGCAGTGTAATTTGCAGCAGTTTATTCAGCAGACGGGGGCCACGGTGACCGTCCTGCAGGCCAGGTCCGAGGAGGACGCCCAGCCGGAGCCGAGCCCGTGCGAGCTGCCAGCCTACCGGAGAAACGGAG GTTTTTCTCCCACCGCTGGTATCGACTCACCTCCCCAGGTCAGCACCAAGCAGCTCCTCGGCCATCCCAGAACCCTGGCGGAGCCCCTGGTGTCCAGCCTGAACCCCGAGGGTGCGTATGTCCCAGTGGGGCCTTGGGAGCATGAGCTGGTCTGCAGAGGatgggtggggagaggggagaggctTTTGCTGCCCAAAAtgggctgcagagagcaagCGTGTGCTGGTGGTGGGAAGCTGGAGCTATTTATAGATGCCATTAGGAAGCGCAAAGCTCACACTCCGGCAGTCTCTGCGCTGCTGCCAGGGGCTCGCATGCTGGCAGCTCGGATctctgccctgccaggagctgtggaggATGGTGCTTATCCCCTCTCCTGCCACTCTGTATCCCCCAAGGTTAAAACGTTTCTCAGTTAG
- the LOC107206259 gene encoding ras association domain-containing protein 8-like isoform X3: protein MELKVWVDGIQRVVCGVSEQTTCQEVVIALARAIGQTGRYVLVQKLREKERQLLPLECPLESLAKCGQYANDVQFILRRTGPSMAERPSSEGAPQAPERTFIRASLPIKPRLTSIDGPRSREPKKSMTFNLGPTGSSDLFTVGRWRHQTRDGLDLEGGGVVQPSKEELFRRVLQQQEQLHSLEVHGDTLEMDLRLWERSRLAGQENEILYLEQLVRRNETELGEEEFWQSELRLEKECERERQERVRSLRASLEEYTQRIYELSVRTEALQEEIQWEMAERAKRGKEISMPSPIELEDMATKMKRDLEAKVKQGTQLESNLASVEKALEEAEKNLQVFLPPLVSTHLPRSAPSSSSAIPEPWRSPWCPA from the exons ATGGAGCTGAAGGTCTGGGTGGATGGGATCCAAAGGGTCGTGTGTGGAGTCTCGGAGCAAACCACCTGCCAAGAAGTGGTCATCGCCCTGGCACGGGCCATTG GTCAGACGGGTCGCTATGTGCTGGTGCAGAAGCTGCGGGAGAAGGAGCGGCAGCTGCTACCTCTGGAGTGTCCCTTGGAGTCACTGGCCAAGTGTGGGCAGTATGCCAACGATGTGCAGTTCATCCTGCGGCGGACAGGCCCCAGCATGGCCGAGCGGCCCTCCTCGGAGGGCGCTCCCCAAGCTCCCGAGAGGACGTTCATCCGGGCCAGCTTGCCCATCAAGCCCAGGCTCACCAGCATAGATGGACCCCGTTCCAGGGAGCCAAAAAAATCCATGACCTTCAACCTGGGTCCTACAGGCTCCAGCGACCTGTTCACCGTAGGCCGATGGAGGCACCAAACGCGGGATGGGCTAGACTTAGAGGGTGGTGGTGTTGTGCAGCCCTCCAAGGAGGAGCTTTTTAGGagagtgctgcagcagcaggagcagctgcattCCTTGGAGGTCCATGGAGACACCCTAGAAATGGACCTACGGCTCTGGGAGCGCAGCCGGCTTGCCGGCCAGGAGAATGAGATCCTCTATCTGGAGCAACTGGTGCGGAGGAACGAGACGGAGCTGGGTGAGGAGGAGTTTTGGCAGAGTGAGCTCCGGCTGGAAAAGGAGTGTGAGCGGGAGCGGCAGGAGCGGGTTAGGAGCCTGCGGGCCAGCCTGGAGGAGTACACCCAGAGGATCTATGAGCTGAGTGTCCGGACTGAAGCCCTGCAGGAGGAGATCCAATGGGAGATGGCCGAGAGGGCCAAGAGGGGGAAGGAGATCTCTATGCCCAGCCCCATAGAGCTGGAGGACATGGCCACCAAAATGAAAAGGGACCTGGAGGCCAAAGTCAAGCAAGGCACCCAGCTGGAGAGCAACCTGGCCAGCGTGGAGAAGGCACTGGAGGAAGCTGAAAAGAACCTGCAG GTTTTTCTCCCACCGCTGGTATCGACTCACCTCCCCAGGTCAGCACCAAGCAGCTCCTCGGCCATCCCAGAACCCTGGCGGAGCCCCTGGTGTCCAGCCTGA